From the genome of Eucalyptus grandis isolate ANBG69807.140 chromosome 2, ASM1654582v1, whole genome shotgun sequence, one region includes:
- the LOC104421202 gene encoding plant cysteine oxidase 3 translates to MQTRKMLRNLRKFARDNRWLLRNGAPFFSTKRASMALESPRGPKVQALYDLCRQTFTPSGTTPLSSHSVQKLSSLLDTIGPADVGLSEDALEDDHGHGFFGLNGLDRVPRWAQPITYIDIHECESFTMCIFCFPSSAVIPLHDHPAMTVFSKVLYGSLHVKAYDWVEPARVLNKRGPVRLSKLAVDNVLTAPCPTSVLYPNTGGNLHCFTAITPCAMLDILSPPYSEDAGRRCTYYCDYPYFTFANKDEKSDEEENYAWLAETGTPDDLYMRPGKYNGPAIEI, encoded by the exons ATGCAAACGAGAAAAATGCTTCGGAATTTGCGGAAATTCGCGAGGGATAATAGGTGGCTCCTACGAAATGGAGCGCCCTTCTTCTCCACCAAGCGAGCGAGCATGGCCCTGGAGAGCCCTCGCGGCCCCAAAGTCCAGGCGCTCTACGACCTCTGCCGGCAGACGTTCACCCCCTCGGGGACGACGCCTCTGTCTTCTCACTCCGTCCAGAAGCTCTCTTCCCTCTTGG ACACAATTGGCCCTGCTGATGTTGGGCTCTCTGAGGATGCTTTGGAGGATGATCATGGGCATGGTTTCTTTGGACTTAATGGATTAGACAGAGTCCCTCGCTGGGCTCAACCAATAACATATATCGATATACATGAATGTGAAAGTTTTACG atgtgtATATTCTGTTTTCCTTCTTCTGCAGTCATACCTCTTCATGACCATCCAGCCATGACTGTTTTCAGCAAAGTTCTCTACGGCTCTTTGCATGTTAAAGCATATGACTGGGTTGAGCCAGCCCGTGTCCTTAATAAAAGGGGACCAG TGAGATTGTCTAAGCTAGCTGTTGATAATGTCCTAACAGCACCATGCCCTACGTCAGTTTTGTACCCTAATACTGGCGGCAATCTGCATTGTTTTACTGCAATCACGCCTTGTGCAATGCTGgacattctctctcctccttaCAGTGAAGATGCTGGCCGAAGATGTACATACTATTGCGACTATCCCTATTTCACCTTTG CAAATAAAGATGAGAAGAGTGATGAGGAGGAAAACTACGCATGGCTTGCTGAGACTGGTACACCAGATGATCTCTACATGCGGCCCGGCAAATATAATGGCCCTGCCATTGAGATTTAG